Proteins encoded in a region of the Zea mays cultivar B73 chromosome 4, Zm-B73-REFERENCE-NAM-5.0, whole genome shotgun sequence genome:
- the LOC103653180 gene encoding predicted GPI-anchored protein 58 has protein sequence MAPRPAPPLGQPWCGAPCPSSSSSSSRPPAPLLPSLFLAQRAGSRAPLHGEQQAGAPAPSSSALKLLPGVHGAGVSPARPSPPLCFPVRAQSFHGRRPKLQPFPAPCWRAAQQLTHGWRPENSSRLPSSSSPISSSSQQAIPSAVQSATSFSRPCQQHAMAGSAPSMGVPCYSLRPALSIQHAPFSSMEKPAASPLLAVLRGARRLFEKLCSKPHAAGSLFGGAIGQHAVMPP, from the coding sequence ATGGCGCCCAGGCCTGCTCCTCCCCTCGGCCAGCCATGGTGCGGTGCCCCCTgcccctcttcttcttcctccagcaGCAGACCACCAGCGCCCCTTCTTCCGTCTCTGTTCCTGGCACAGCGCGCAGGGAGCCGTGCTCCCCTCCATGGCGAGCAGCAAGCTGGCGCCCCTGCTCCTTCTTCCTCGGCGCTGAAGCTCCTCCCTGGCGTCCATGGCGCCGGCGTATCTCCAGCTcgtccctctcctcccctctgtTTTCCTGTGCGTGCGCAGAGCTTCCATGGCCGGCGCCCCAAGCTCCAGCCCTTCCCTGCTCCTTGCTGGCGAGCAGCGCAGCAACTCACCCATGGATGGCGCCCAGAAAACTCCAGCCGGCTCCCCTCTTCCTCCTCCCCTATTTCTTCCTCAAGCCAGCAGGCCATTCCCTCTGCAGTCCAGAGCGCGACGAGCTTCTCTCGCCCCTGCCAGCAGCACGCCATGGCCGGATCTGCCCCCTCCATGGGCGTCCCTTGCTATTCCCTGCGCCCAGCTCTCTCTATCCAGCACGCCCCATTTTCTTCCATGGAAAAACCAGCAGCGAGCCCCCTCCTCGCTGTCCTCCGTGGTGCCCGCCGGCTGTTCGAGAAATTGTGCAGCAAGCCGCATGCTGCCGGCTCGCTGTTTGGTGGAGCCATTGGACAGCACGCCGTGATGCCGCCGTGA